A window of the Lolium perenne isolate Kyuss_39 chromosome 7, Kyuss_2.0, whole genome shotgun sequence genome harbors these coding sequences:
- the LOC127326629 gene encoding uncharacterized protein encodes MLDNEVDMLSKLPDDVLLNIVERLDITEVARTAILSRRWKQIPAMLSKIILTVCSFVPKDGRGKLTSDDIARANTTMLKATKSILESRTGSLYTIDQMSMRFYLGDDSIFFAQTVANTLATQKVASVEFTIFTELGKHCTSDDALTYGKKFMSLFDSCPNTFGGLTHLHLQNLRLGESYFPKIFGICKQLEFLHLWRCDTGHLSLLEVQHPQIRELVISSSSLQRVDLKWVPKLTVVKFHQFQSPDDPFTLGYVPLLHTVSIINTGLSWHKMLKLSELLRKTAIRNLDLNFRSEKIWVKPEGRKQLLPVFHKLSLVNLFDISEECDLSWTMFILEGAPVLKKLCIMVRDHLCEMIKGKRRYMYAYSEEKDKGLEWEPSAPDFKHHNLAELRIYGFQAEEKFVRYARNVMEAAVNLEAVYLHENPGCEKCKPCLPNEWTLMETLLIRDKINKGICSNVGIHFPSRGREY; translated from the exons ATGTTG GACAATGAAGTTGACATGCTCAGCAAGTTGCCTGATGATGTTTTGCTCAACATTGTGGAGCGGCTTGATATCACTGAAGTAGCACGAACCGCCATCCTCTCCAGACGTTGGAAGCAGATCCCTGCTATGCTCTCAAAAATTATCTTGACGGTTTGTTCTTTTGTGCCCAAAGATGGAAGGGGAAAATTAACCTCAGATGATATAGCTCGGGCCAATACCACCATGCTGAAAGCAACGAAGAGCATACTGGAAAGCAGGACTGGAAGTCTATACACCATTGACCAAATGTCCATGCGATTCTATTTGGGAGATGACTCCATCTTCTTTGCCCAGACTGTTGCCAACACCCTAGCAACACAAAAGGTTGCTTCTGTTGAGTTTACGATCTTTACGGAATTGGGTAAACACTGTACCTCTGATGACGCGCTCACTTATGGGAAGAAGTTCATGTCACTCTTTGATTCGTGTCCAAACACATTTGGTGGTCTTACACACCTCCATCTGCAGAATTTGAGGTTAGGCGAATCATACTTCCCCAAAATTTTTGGCATATGCAAGCAACTGGAGTTCCTCCACCTCTGGCGGTGTGACACGGGGCATCTGTCTTTGCTGGAAGTGCAGCACCCGCAAATCCGTGAACTAGTGATTTCCTCTAGCAGTCTTCAGAGGGTTGATCTGAAGTGGGTACCAAAGCTCACAGTAGTCAAATTTCATCAGTTTCAATCTCCAGATGACCCCTTCACTTTGGGTTATGTCCCACTGCTCCATACTGTGAGCATCATTAATACTGGTCTTTCTTGGCACAAGATGCTCAAGCTGAGTGAGTTGCTCCGTAAAACCGCCATAAGAAATCTGGATTTGAACTTCAGATCAGAAAAG ATTTGGGTCAAACCTGAAGGCCGAAAGCAATTGTTGCCTGTGTTCCATAAACTAAGTCTTGTGAATTTGTTTGACATTTCTGAAGAATGCGACCTGTCTTGGACAATGTTCATACTCGAAGGTGCACCCGTTCTTAAAAAACTATGCATCATG GTGCGGGATCATTTATGTGAAATGATAAAGGGGAAGCGGAGGTACATGTATGCATATAGCGAGGAGAAGGACAAAGGACTAGAGTGGGAACCATCTGCCCCTGATTTCAAGCACCATAATCTGGCTGAGCTCAGGATCTATGGGTTTCAGGCAGAAGAAAAATTCGTGAGGTATGCCAGAAATGTTATGGAGGCAGCAGTGAACCTGGAGGCCGTATACCTGCATGAGAATCCAGGGTGTGAGAAGTGCAAGCCTTGTCTTCCAAATGAGTGGACGCTGATGGAGACGTTGTTGATTAGAGACAAAATCAACAAGGGGATCTGCTCAAATGTTGGGATTCACTTCCCGAGTCGAGGGCGAGAATATTAG